A single window of Sebastes umbrosus isolate fSebUmb1 chromosome 16, fSebUmb1.pri, whole genome shotgun sequence DNA harbors:
- the rpap1 gene encoding RNA polymerase II-associated protein 1, with translation MLRRPKPTDSEADLLREQEKFLTSGAPSAANVVRRPDKRRGEAGGEGGEDNGEDEGRHKDVVTIEDLPDQLPSLTPAPPKKSRFKASRVTFEDEDAGEKLDRHDTHVTAVLSRIVERDTSSTPISLPAFTGLAFPKVMHRSETSSQAPLSSAGGKKSIFARQIAAQRLKEGKTPLHCAPEHREQNLPPETSMDTDQLGAADDLSGSSLLSGQGLGGPGSSAETMRIHRENQAKVQAMSQSEILQEQKKLLSQLDPRLVDFVRSRKAQSLPSSASASKQPRGKSSKDHSPLENMSRVSDSSGAAVLLQKPQEVEMEGEEEEELQPSPPPAVTEEDLLLKPQKDWVHMDKLEPEKLEWMRDLPAPRRKGTKKAMQARFDFAGTLIPPTEDLPTHLGLHHHGEEPERAGYSLQELFLLSRSQLNQQRSLALGTLANILSKARAGEYLSVLKGSVVTTLLDAGLLFLLRFALDDGVEGVLSAAVHALKALLVCAEDEECLDCTFSWFRGLASFPLQPSAHEEEEEEDEGLPECMKLTAKEKEERKTDHDVARQDVAMGLLKMKLLPRLRYILEVLRPSPQVVQHVLQILTRIARHSSSSATQVLDCPRLMETVLSEFLPSSWTAPCSPLRQSVYGVPLASAMKLLRVLATSGRHACARLLNSLGVRERLPCLLSAEPSELLLEPTEALRITTEAYRLWAVAAGYGQACKLYIDLYPGLAKALQSVHRVLDPSDPLLPLQLQRVLALLSLLTQVTHTAGCHQELQAGMVSSQGEECPPPPPVSWGHVTGLQASLLGHLKGFVKSLDNPVQKESSLTVIPAYLAYLEAYYHQLSRQSCFKPVETLQELELLTSEVLLPLLSHPVVQGLMKNLKSSSVVCNVQSSHLGPETTPSLPGLACPGWRERPGLVVPSSPFPLLTCLGLLLETITGIHKGLSCKFTGLLLSEPVIGYLRSCSQATPTLSHTRAWLLRHEHHLLYLLLRLAHRLVPIEPEVAKHASLYHQVALVLLPWLLPGSEYLGHELLSTIIFSKDFISEGHSGGPEAVELGELKLQEQTQHHTSPSLQTVGALLREACVQLPSIRGCFLTHLAHLESSVLTSRDALLGRNPYISSHLLPELTGPTVPSDWPFLPLVSLYERTGVSDGGGLEVEDLPQGALQAVTHCLQWLLLLEVWREEALKVIPPVAKLARLSCVFLCSSDLFLERPVQKLTWGLFRLLTRRSRLDSLDLNVPPPGLASFQDLYSALLSQYEAVSFGDRLFGCWVLLPLQRRYSTTMRLAVFGEHVGMLRSLGVTLEQLSIPIERFTSPPEDSLPLLHLYFRSLVTGTLKPRWCPLLYVVTLSHVNSFIFSQDAAAQEVEAARHSMLRKIYYLTEKVLRNHLLLFRLPQQHSEFGFDMYEQLPPIRAKRLESILRLQDGSDDKGD, from the exons ATGTTGCGGCGTCCCAAGCCAACTGATTCTGAGGCAGACCTCCTAAGAGAACAGGAGAAGTTTCTGACATCCGGCGCCCCGTCTGCTGCCAATGTGGTCCGCAGACCTGACAAGAGGAGAGGCGAGGCTGGGGGAGAAGGAGGGGAAGATAACGGGGAGGATGAAGGGAGACACAAGGATGTTGTCACCATAGAAG ATCTTCCTGACCAACTCCCGTCTCTGACGCCAGCCCCTCCTAAGAAGTCTCGCTTTAAAGCCAGTCGTGTCACTTTCGAGGATGAGGATGCTGGGGAGAAGCTGGACAGGCACGACACTCACGTCACTGCTGTTCTCTCCAGGATCGTT GAGAGAGATACCAGCTCTACTCCAATATCTCTACCAGCATTTACAGGCTTGGCTTTTCCTAAAGTGATGCACCGCTCAGAAACCAGCAGTCAG GCGCCACTGTCTTCAGCTGGTGGAAAGAAGAGTATCTTTGCACGTCAGATTGCAGCTCAGAGACTAAAGGAGGGAAAGACACCTTTACATTGTGCACCTGAACACCGAGAGCAGAACCTGCCTCCTGAGACCAGCATGGATACAGATCAGCTTGGTGCTGCAGATGATC TCTCAGGTTCCAGTCTGCTGTCTGGTCAGGGGCTTGGGGGCCCAGGTAGCTCAGCAGAGACCATGAGGATCCACAGGGAGAACCAGGCTAAGGTCCAGGCCATGTCTCAGTCTGAGATACTACAGGAGCAGAAGAAACTCTTATCTCAGCTCG ATCCTAGACTGGTGGACTTTGTTAGATCTCGCAAAGCCCAGAGCCTCCCGTCCTCTGCCTCCGCATCCAAACAACCCCGGGGCAAAAGCAGCAAGGACCATTCTCCTCTTGAAAATATGAGCAGAGTGTCAGACTCCTCCGGTGCTGCTGTGCTGCTTCAGAAACCCCAAGAAGTAGAgatggaaggagaggaggaggaagaactgcaaccatcaccaccacctGCTGTGACGG AGGAAGACCTGCTGCTGAAGCCTCAGAAGGACTGGGTCCACATGGATAAGCTGGAGCCAGAGAAGCTGGAGTGGATGAGAGACCTGCCTGCACCCAGAAGGAAAGGAACCAAGAAG GCCATGCAGGCTCGGTTTGACTTTGCAGGGACCTTGATTCCACCCACTGAGGATCTGCCCACCCATTTAGGCCTGCACCACCACGGAGAGGAGCCTGAG CGGGCAGGTTACTCCCTGCAGGAACTCTTCCTGCTGTCTCGGAGTCAGCTCAACCAGCAGAGGAGTCTGGCCCTCGGCACTCTCGCCAACATCCTCTCAAAG GCACGTGCCGGGGAGTACCTGTCAGTTCTGAAAGGCAGCGTGGTGACTACTCTGCTGGACGCCGGCCTGCTCTTCCTGCTCCGATTTGCGTTGGACGACGGTGTGGAGGGAGTGTTGTCTGCAGCTGTGCATGCACTTAAAGCACTCCTTGTGTGTGCAGAGGATGAA GAGTGTTTGGACTGCACCTTCTCCTGGTTTCGCGGCCTGGCCTCCTTCCCTTTGCAACCGTCTGCtcacgaggaggaggaagaggaggacgaaggGCTGCCTGAATGTATGAAGTTGACCGCTaaggagaaggaagagaggaagaccGATCACGATGTGGCCAGACAGGATGTTGCCATG GGTCTGTTAAAGATGAAACTGCTCCCCAGGCTGCGTTACATCCTCGAGGTGCTCCGACCTTCTCCTCAAGTCGTCCAGCACGTCCTACAGATCCTGACTCGTATCGCTAGGCACTCCTCCTCATCTGCCACCCAg GTGCTTGACTGTCCTCGCTTGATGGAgacggtgttgtcagagttccTTCCCTCTTCCTGGACGGCGCCATGTTCTCCCCTCCGTCAGTCTGTTTATGGAGTCCCACTGGCCAGCGCCATGAAGCTGCTGAGAGTATTGGCTACCTCTGGCAGACATGCTTGTGCCAGACTG TTGAACTCTCTCGGAGTGAGGGAGCGTCTGCCTTGTCTGCTCAGTGCTGAGCCcagtgagctgctgctggaacCGACCGAGGCCCTCAGGATCACCACTGAGGCCTACAGGCTGTGGGCTGTGGCAGCCGGCTACGGACAGGCCTGCAAACTATACAT AGACCTGTATCCAGGCTTAGCGAAGGCATTACAGTCGGTTCACAGAGTCCTGGACCCGTCGGATCCTCTGTTGCCTCTGCAGCTCCAGCGGGTCCTCGCTCTGCTTTCTCTGCTCACACAAGTCACTCACACTGCTGGCTGCCACCAGGAGCTACAGGCTGGCATGGTCAG CTCTCAGGGAGAAGagtgccctcctcctcctccagtgtcTTGGGGTCATGTCACAGGGTTGCAGGCATCCTTGTTGGGACATTTAAAGGGCTTTGTGAAGAGCCTTGATAATCCAGTTCAGAAGGAGAGCAGCCTGACTGTGATACCAGCTTACCTGGCCTACCTAGAAGCTTACTACCACCAGCTCTCCAGACAG AGCTGTTTCAAGCCAGTAGAGACTCTTCAAGAACTGGAGCTGCTGACGTCTGAGGTTCTCCTCCCCCTGCTGTCCCACCCTGTTGTTCAAGGCCTGATGAAGAACCTAAA GTCTTCCTCAGTAGTCTGCAATGTCCAGTCCAGTCATCTGGGCCCAGAGACCACTCCCAGCCTCCCTGGTTTGGCCTGCCCAGGATGGAGGGAACGCCCGGGGCTAGTTGTTCCCAGCTCCCCCTTCCCTCTTCTCACATGCCTAGGGCTCCTCCTGGAAACGATCACAGGCATCCACAAAGGCCTCAGCTGCAAG TTCACTGGTCTCCTCCTGTCAGAGCCTGTGATTGGTTACCTGCGAAGTTGCAGTCAGGCTACACCCACCCTGTCTCACACCAGAGCCTGGCTTCTCCGTCATGAACACCACCTCCTCTATCTGCTGCTCCGGCTAGCACACAGACTG GTTCCCATTGAGCCAGAAGTAGCCAAGCATGCCTCACTGTACCACCAGGTGGCGCTGGTTCTGCTGCCATGGTTATTACCAGGCAGTGAATACCTGGGACATGAACTGCTGTCCACCATCATCTTCAGCAAGGACTTTATATC AGAGGGCCACAGCGGAGGACCTGAGGCCGTCGAGCTGGGAGAGCTGAAACTCCAAGAGCAAACACAACACCACACGTCTCCCTCTCTGCAGACCGTCGGCGCTCTCCTGAGAGAAGCCTGCGTCCAGCTGCCATCCATACGAGGCTGCTTCCTCACTCACCTGGCCCACCTGGAGTCGTCCGTACTGACGTCACGAGACGCTCTCCTCGGCCGCAACCCCTATATCAGCTCCCATCTCCTCCCTGAGCTCACCGGTCCCACCGTGCCATCCGATTGGCCTTTCCTCCCGCTCGTCAGCCTGTATGAGCGGACAGGGGTGTCGGACGGTGGAGGTTTAGAGGTGGAAGACCTCCCACAGGGGGCGCTGCAGGCGGTGACCCACTGTctgcagtggctgctgctgctggaggtctGGAGGGAGGAAGCACTAAAG GTGATCCCTCCTGTCGCCAAGCTCGCCCGCCTGTCCTGCGTGTTCCTGTGTTCCAGTGACTTGTTCCTGGAGAGACCTGTTCAGAAACTGACCTGGGGTCTGTTCAGACTGCTGACCAG GCGATCCAGGCTGGACTCTTTGGACCTGAACGTCCCCCCTCCGGGTCTAGCCTCCTTCCAGGACTTGTACTCCGCTCTTTTGTCCCAGTACGAAGCTGTGTCCTTTGGAGACCGGCTGTTTGGCTGCTGGGTCCTCTTACCCCTGCAGAGGAGGTACAGCACCACCATGAGGCTGGCTGTGTTTGGAGAACATGTGGGAATGCTGAGGTCACTGGGAGTCACGCTGGAACAG CTCTCCATCCCTATCGAGCGGTTCACCTCCCCCCCTGAagactccctccctctcctccatctctacttCCGCTCTCTGGTGACGGGGACCCTGAAGCCCCGCTGGTGTCCGCTCTTATATGTGGTTACCTTGTCTCACGTCAACTCCTTCATCTTCTCTCAGGACGCTGCAGCACAG GAGGTCGAAGCAGCTCGACACAGCATGCTGAGGAAAATATACTACCTGACTGAAAAG GTGTTGAGGAACCACTTGCTGCTCTTCCGTCTGCCACAACAGCACTCAGAGTTTGGCTTCGACATGTACGAGCAGTTGCCTCCCATTAGGGCGAAACGTTTGGAGAGCATCCTGAGACTGCAGGACGGCAGCGATGACAAAGGAGACTGA
- the LOC119474535 gene encoding transmembrane protein 151B, which yields MLSTDLDSAAAPNDADEGEEEEEEEEEDSPAESDVLEEQSPVKQSLGACVCRESQWRCLVLSLLMYSCLGVVAWCQLTRVTKISFNSALTSSFTASFTSSLRGASGMTVGGHSMIYHDSPCSDGYIYIPLAFLLMLYALYMAECWHCRARSELQSKADVDSVYERVLRMRQAQPCIWWKAISYHFVRRTRQVTRYRNGDAYTTTQVYHERVNTHVAEGEFDYGHCGMKDVSRDLRGLEGHPATRLRFTKCFSFTEAGPENDYLNQRARFFSEIEGLDDYMEAREGMQLKNVDFRENLIAYVDPDRMPWYTSQVAFWLAALLMLSWPLRVLIEYRTAYVHYRIEKLFGLEYSPSPLDEDRPLGNNPGCSIPRVDTLDSTEMEWHIRCNHQVIPSYSEAMLINMSTADSNSLQDTECTSSSNCFLLDSSQTAQSYGALQSQEDCEQCREPSGRGDGGGGRRRTTTSSSCSSIFSCRGALLHSHLSSSTSRFSLCRMYGSHRTVALWRSRSSNLTDPCCVDEQCCRSDSSQLALSDSPPTYRDARFFPVLIVHRAEGCGSEDGREVRRYYIRRGSSCVETDL from the exons ATGCTCTCCACCGATCTGGACTCTGCGGCGGCTCCCAATGATGCtgatgagggagaggaggaggaggaggaggaggaagaggactcACCGGCTGAGAGTGATGTCCTGGAGGAG cagagTCCGGTGAAGCAGTCCCTGGGTGCTTGTGTCTGCCGGGAGTCCCAATGGCGCTGCCTTGTGCTCTCTCTGCTCATGTACAGCTGCCTGGGCGTGGTGGCCTGGTGTCAACTGACCCGGGTCACCAAAATCAGCTTCAACTCCgccctcacctcctccttcacagcctccttcacctcctccctgCGGGGAGCCTCCGGGATGACCGTCGGCGGACACTCGATGATCTACCACGACAGCCCCTGCTCCGACGGCTACATCTACATCCCTCTGGCCTTCCTGCTCATGCTCTACGCCTTATACATGGCGGAGTGCTGGCACTGCAGAGCCAGGAGCGAGCTGCAGAGCAAAGCGGACGTGGACAGCGTCTACGAGCGTGTGCTGCGGATGAGACAGGCCCAGCCTTGCATATGGTGGAAGGCCATAAGCTACCACTTTGTCCGACGGACTCGGCAAGTCACTCGATACCGCAACGGGGATGCCTACACCACCACGCAGGTGTACCATGAGAGAGTGAACACCCATGTGGCTGAGGGTGAGTTTGACTACGGCCACTGTGGGATGAAAGATGTGTCGCGTGACCTCAGAGGCTTGGAGGGACATCCGGCGACTCGCCTGCGCTTCACCAAATGCTTCAGCTTCACAGAGGCGGGTCCAGAAAACGATTACCTCAACCAGAGAGCCAGGTTCTTCTCTGAAATCGAGGGTTTGGATGATTACATGGAGGCCAGGGAGGGGATGCAGCTGAAGAATGTGGACTTCAGAGAAAACCTGATCGCCTATGTAGACCCAGATAGAATGCCTTGGTACACCTCCCAGGTTGCCTTCTGGCTGGCAGCTCTGCTGATGTTGTCCTGGCCTCTGAGAGTGCTGATAGAGTATCGCACTGCTTATGTGCACTACCGCATAGAGAAACTATTTGGGTTAGAGTACAGCCCCTCTCCTCTAGATGAAGACAGGCCTTTGGGGAATAATCCCGGTTGTTCTATCCCAAGAGTAGACACACTGGACAGCACTGAGATGGAGTGGCACATACGCTGTAACCACCAGGTGATTCCTAGCTACTCCGAGGCCATGCTGATAAACATGAGCACTGCAGACTCAAACTCGTTACAAGACACCGAATGCACCTCATCCTCAAACTGCTTCCTTCTGGACAGCAGCCAGACCGCCCAGAGTTACGGCGCTCTGCAAAGCCAGGAGGACTGCGAGCAATGCAGGGAGCCCAGCGGAcgaggtgatggaggaggaggcaggaggaggaccaccaccagctccagctgctcctccatcttctcctgcCGGGGTGCACTGCTCCACTCGCACCTCTCCTCGAGCACGTCTCGCTTCTCTCTCTGCCGCATGTACGGCTCCCACCGCACCGTGGCGCTGTGGAGGAGCCGCAGCAGCAACCTGACTGACCCCTGCTGCGTTGACGAGCAGTGCTGCCGGTCCGACTCCAGCCAGCTGGCGCTCAGCGACAGCCCGCCGACTTACAGGGACGCCCGGTTCTTCCCAGTTCTCATTGTGCATCGGGCCGAGGGCTGCGGCAGCGAGGACGGGAGGGAAGTGAGGCGATATTACATACGGAGAGGGTCGTCCTGTGTAGAGACGGATCTGTGA
- the lrr1 gene encoding leucine-rich repeat protein 1, with translation MKLQCDVEVVNRMLPSFGIRSRGKGTRAVLSIGKHLDKTSQRSNIYMMICTAKDRAGSKYKLKGNIEKFFTWFVEEGKATVRLKEPAVDICLSKADANSLKNFLSAARLADRGSDASSLPLSTLTPVRARDVEQPKKKLTIVSKKDYPLTSNFPYSLEQLQVSYCKLSRVDMRMLSLKALRKLDLSNNHIKKLPATIGDLSCLSELILHNNHLEAFSEALCLSTLQRTLQLLDLSQNRLQSLPAQFCQLKELVNLKLDDNQLVCLPFHVGRLSKLRFLSAAHNQLAVLPCDFRKLSLENLDLFGNPFIQPNPLDHTMKLTFPLPLQEMASRAVANLRLQYGPHLIPAHLCRDLEVAKTCDCGRVCINFHIKTAVSMNLHQVSHTVVLVDDMGGTDAPVQQHFCSLACYSEFLDNSLQRGIR, from the exons ATGAAGCTGCAGTGTGATGTGGAGGTGGTGAATCGGATGCTGCCCTCGTTTGGGATAAGGAGTCGAGGTAAAGGGACCAGAGCGGTTCTGTCCATCGGGAAGCATCTGGACAAGACGAGTCAACGAAGCAACATCTACATGATGATCTGCACAGCTAAAGACAGAGCAGGCTCCAAGTACAAG CTGAAAGGCAACATAGAGAAGTTCTTCACTTGGTTTGTGGAGGAAGGCAAGGCCACTGTGAGATTAAAGGAACCTGCTGTTGACATCTGTTTAAGCAAG GCTGATGCAAATAGCTTGAAGAACTTCCTCTCAGCCGCTCGTTTGGCAGACAGAGGAAGTGACGCGAGCAGCCTTCCCCTCTCGACGCTCACTCCTGTTCGCGCCAGAGACGTAGAGCAACCCAAGAAGAAGCTCACGATCGTCTCCAAGAAGGACTACCCCCTCACCTCCAACTTCCCCTACTCTCTGGAGCAGCTGCAGGTCTCCTACTGCAAACTGTCACGGGTGGACATGCGGATGCTGTCCCTGAAAG cTCTCCGCAAGCTAGACCTCAGTAACAACCACATCAAGAAACTCCCCGCCACCATCGGCGACCTCAGCTGCCTCTCTGAGCTCATCCTCCACAACAACCACCTGGAAGCCTTCAGTGAGGCCCTCTGCCTGTCCACCCTGCAGCGGACCCTCCAGCTCCTGGACCTGAGCCAGAATCGACTGCAGTCCCTCCCCGCTCAGTTCTGCCAGCTCAAAGAACTAGTGAACCTCAAACTCGACGACAACCAGCTCGTCTGTTTGCCGTTCCACGTGGGCCGACTCTCGAAGCTGAGGTTCCTGTCGGCGGCGCATAACCAGCTGGCCGTGTTGCCCTGTGACTTCCGTAAGCTGAGTCTGGAGAACCTGGACCTGTTTGGGAATCCGTTTATCCAACCTAACCCTCTTGACCACACAATGAAACTTACATTCCCCCTTCCACTTCAAGAGATGGCTTCCAGAGCTGTGGCCAACCTCAG GTTACAGTACGGACCTCACCTCATCCCTGCCCACTTGTGTCGGGACCTCGAAGTAGCCAAGACCTGCGACTGCGGCCGCGTCTGCATCAATTTCCACATCAAGACGGCGGTCAGCATGAACCTGCACCAGGTCTCCCACACGGTAGTCCTGGTGGACGACATGGGGGGCACAGACGCTCCGGTGCAGCAGCACTTCTGCTCCCTCGCCTGCTACTCCGAGTTTTTAGACAACTCCCTCCAGAGAGGAATCAGATGA
- the dnaaf2 gene encoding protein kintoun has protein sequence MEVGDELKKLNVTAVEMERLTEALKDEEFKKMLCDYAHELSDPETKKRYEVEIKQLEQERGFTIEFIHPEPFRALRTSMNGNQKCFINICSNDKVGKPECKQRESEDGRRGQCWSLPHNLHPGRRDTDPKGNKMMIYDVIFHPETLHIASKNTRFMDMVDSTAMQGIQTAFEVTLDKNNVREMSTKYKGVPQPCVIRKPIPGYKPSEEPDPLAFPYPEPKEPPATKPNSDAEPKSFSVQPHLAKEPTKPNYTVKYRSFMDLQDFRFSRDSAQSPRPKRIVVTIDMPLLKAAADASLEVKERLLLLKSEKPAYRLELALAYPVDEDEGEARFDKRRGQLTVTLNVLPSDEAFDYFAVGLAQTDEREEEKSELEEEDKWKEEEEERESKKSEEEVEEDDLRQQTRAEKVEEEIGVEEDEEEEDKFKKPERKGQEVVEEEKLKEQKQGNEKEDGNFNPQKREDKRDSDADNVPAEEENSSPVLITAEHSSCIGKEGEVNLNLESTPKMTLDHKEETGESVHGNEVETDAAFLHHRSSEESQTPVAANTQCQNNVKDCCFSQECSETPATGEANRSTRGGSGNRVTLLSEEIAREERENEDNLPTEQIFHKPPPALLREIDRDGNEKIISDHSTSAGFIFQNSLMYELD, from the exons ATGGAGGTCGGAGACGAGTTGAAGAAACTGAACGTGACAGctgtggagatggagagactgaCAGAAGCTCTCAAAGACGAGGAATTCAAGAAAATGCTGTGCGATTACGCTCATGAACTATCAGACCCTGAGACCAAGAAGAGGTACGAAGTGGAGATCAagcagctggagcaggagagaggATTCACCATCGAGTTCATCCATCCGGAACCGTTCAGGGCTCTCAGGACGAGTATGAACGGCAACCAGAAGTGTTTCATCAACATCTGCTCCAATGACAAAGTTGGAAAGcctgaatgtaaacagagggAGTCTGAAGATGGTCGCAGAGGACAGTGCTGGTCCCTGCCTCACAATTTGCACCCAGGGAGAAGAGACACAGATCCAAAGGGCAACAAGATGATGATCTATGATGTGATTTTCCACCCTGAAACTCTCCACATTGCAAGCAAAAACACCAGATTTATGGATATGGTAGACAGCACAGCCATGCAGGGAATCCAGACTGCTTTTGAAGTGACTCTGGATAAAAACAATGTGAGGGAGATGAGCACAAAATACAAAGGCGTCCCGCAGCCTTGTGTCATCCGAAAACCCATACCTGGATATAAACCCTCAGAGGAGCCGGACCCTCTTGCATTCCCATACCCAGAGCCCAAAGAACCACCTGCAACAAAACCCAACAGTGACGCTGAACCTAAAAGCTTCAGCGTCCAGCCTCACCTAGCCAAAGAGCCCACAAAGCCAAACTACACAGTAAAATATCGATCCTTTATGGATCTACAGGACTTCAGATTCTCTAGAGACTCCGCCCAAAGCCCCAGGCCCAAACGGATAGTGGTTACCATCGACATGCCGCTTCTGAAGGCGGCAGCAGACGCCAGCCTCGAGGTAAaagagaggctgctgctgctgaagtccGAGAAACCAGCCTACAGACTGGAGCTGGCCTTAGCCTACCCTGTggatgaagatgaaggagaGGCCAGGTTCGACAAACGGAGAGGGCAGCTTACAGTCACACTGAATGTCCTTCCTTCTGATGAAGCTTTTGATTATTTTGCTGTAGGGCTTGCTCAGactgatgagagagaggaggagaaaagtgaGTTGGAAGAGGAGGATAaatggaaggaggaggaggaggagagggaaagcaAGAAaagtgaggaggaggtggaggaggatgaTTTGAGGCAGCAGACGAGAGCAGAAAAAGTTGAAGAGGAAATTGGtgtggaggaggatgaggaggaggaggacaaattTAAGAAACCGGAAAGAAAAGGCCAAGAAGTTGTGGAGGAGGAGAAATTGAAAGAGCAGAAGCAGGGAAATGAAAAAGAGGATGGAAACTTTAACCCACAGAAACGTGAAGATAAAAGGGATTCTGATGCAGATAATGTTCCTGCTGAGGAAGAAAACTCCTCGCCTGTTTTAATCACTGCTGAACATTCAAGCTGCATAGGAAAAGAGGGGGAGGTCAATCTGAACTTGGAGTCAACACCCAAAATGACTCTGGACCACAAAGAGGAGACGGGAGAGAGTGTACACGGAAACGAG GTGGAGACAGATGCTGCGTTTCTACATCACAGATCCAGCGAGGAATCCCAAACTCCCGTAGCAGCTAACACTCAGTGCCAGAACAACGTGAAGGACTGCTGCTTTTCCCAGGAGTGCAGCGAGACACCTGCAACAGGTGAAGCAAACAGGTCAACCAGAGGAGGTTCAGGCAACAGGGTCACCCTCCTCTCTGAGGAAATTgccagggaggagagggagaacgAAGACAACCTGCCGACGGAGCAAATCTTCCACAAGCCACCACCTGCGTTATTGAGGGAAATTGATAGAGATGGAAATGAAAAGATCATCAGTGATCATTCAACATCTGCTGGGTTCATCTTCCAAAACTCCCTGATGTATGAGCTGGACTGA